From a region of the Zingiber officinale cultivar Zhangliang chromosome 10B, Zo_v1.1, whole genome shotgun sequence genome:
- the LOC122029150 gene encoding gibberellin 3-beta-dioxygenase 2-like, which yields MHSLSVSGQPSLLCQLEWKSLNQVPDSHIWPPDLLHHHPTSNIIPPSSSMPIIDLTAADSVLIPLVGRACETWGAFQITGHGVPLRLLDLVEAQTCRLFSLPSAHKLRAQRCPSGGVTGYGPALISSFFSKLFWSEGFTIVGSAQEDARKLWPNCFNDFCSAMEEYSKGMKDLSRRVIVLMLRSLGLSEEDIDEVGPLRGHDEVEPVLQLNYYPPCPEPDRTMGLADHTDSSLITIIHQSSCVTGLQLLHHDESDNPRPQWVEVPPILGALVVNVGDLFHIISNGRFHTVIHRAVVDRTWSRISVAYFCGPLAHFKVGPIQKIVDPNHGPAYPGITWPKYLSLKKKLHNETLASIRLPLAAKRQDDEKKVL from the exons ATGCACTCTCTCTCAGTCTCCGGCCAACCTTCGCTGCTCTGTCAATTGGAATGGAAGAGCCTCAACCAGGTCCCTGACTCCCATATATGGCCGCCCGATCTCCTCCACCATCATCCTACTTCCAATATCATCCCTCCCTCCTCCTCTATGCCCATCATCGACCTCACCGCCGCTGATTCTGTTCTCATCCCCCTCGTCGGCAGAGCATGCGAAACCTGGGGTGCCTTCCAGATCACAGGCCACGGCGTCCCCCTCAGACTGCTAGACCTCGTGGAGGCTCAGACGTGTCGTCTCTTCTCCCTGCCCTCCGCTCACAAGCTCCGCGCACAACGCTGCCCCTCCGGCGGCGTCACTGGATACGGACCGGCTCTTATCtcctccttcttttccaagctctTCTGGTCCGAGGGCTTCACCATCGTTGGCTCCGCTCAAGAAGACGCCCGCAAGCTCTGGCCCAACTGCTTCAACGACTTTTG TAGCGCGATGGAAGAATATAGCAAGGGGATGAAGGATCTATCGCGGAGAGTGATTGTGCTGATGTTGCGCTCGTTAGGTCTCAGTGAGGAGGACATAGATGAGGTCGGGCCACTAAGAGGCCATGACGAGGTGGAGCCCGTTCTGCAGCTCAACTACTATCCGCCCTGTCCGGAGCCTGACCGAACCATGGGCCTCGCTGACCACACCGATTCCAGCCTTATAACCATCATCCACCAGAGCAGCTGCGTGACCGGATTGCAACTCCTGCACCACGACGAGTCCGACAATCCTCGGCCCCAGTGGGTGGAGGTGCCACCCATTTTGGGGGCACTGGTCGTCAACGTTGGCGACCTCTTTCATATAATCTCCAATGGCCGCTTCCACACTGTCATTCACCGAGCGGTCGTCGACCGCACCTGGAGCCGCATCTCGGTGGCCTACTTTTGCGGGCCTCTGGCCCATTTTAAGGTTGGGCCCATTCAAAAGATCGTTGATCCGAATCATGGTCCGGCTTATCCAGGCATCACATGGCCCAAGTACTTAAGTCTTAAGAAGAAACTCCATAACGAGACGCTCGCATCCATAAGATTGCCCTTGGCTGCTAAGAGACAGGACGACGAGAAGAAAGTATTATAG